The following are encoded in a window of Haloarcula laminariae genomic DNA:
- the phoU gene encoding phosphate signaling complex protein PhoU, translated as MARESYQDLLESLREDVLYMSELVLDRLRLGLSALEQKDEELAWEVIEGDDEINQLYLDLEQDCIDLLALQQPVASDLRFIAASFKIITDLERIGDLATNLGEYSLEAERDVFPEVDIQDIAEVVIEMVEDSMAAYDGEDPELCHAISETDDVVDDRCEAASEAVVRDLIEREIDADSSGEEIEQLMTDVSRLLLTIRDIERVGDHAVNIAARTLYMAENDAELIY; from the coding sequence ATGGCACGCGAATCGTATCAGGACCTCCTGGAGTCCCTCCGCGAGGACGTTCTCTACATGTCCGAACTCGTCTTGGACCGACTCCGCCTGGGTCTCTCCGCGCTCGAACAGAAAGACGAGGAGCTCGCCTGGGAGGTCATCGAGGGCGACGACGAGATAAACCAGCTCTATCTCGACCTCGAACAGGACTGCATCGACCTGCTCGCGCTCCAGCAGCCGGTCGCGTCGGACCTGCGCTTTATCGCCGCCTCGTTCAAGATTATCACCGACCTCGAACGAATCGGTGACCTGGCGACGAACCTCGGAGAGTACTCCCTGGAGGCCGAACGCGACGTCTTCCCGGAGGTCGACATCCAGGACATCGCGGAGGTCGTCATCGAGATGGTCGAAGACTCGATGGCCGCTTATGACGGTGAGGACCCGGAGCTGTGTCACGCTATCAGCGAGACCGACGACGTGGTCGACGACCGCTGCGAGGCGGCCTCGGAGGCCGTGGTCCGTGACCTCATCGAACGGGAGATAGACGCCGACTCCAGCGGCGAGGAGATAGAGCAGCTGATGACTGATGTTTCCAGGCTCCTGCTGACGATTCGGGACATCGAGCGCGTCGGCGACCACGCCGTCAACATCGCCGCACGCACGCTGTACATGGCCGAGAACGACGCCGAACTCATCTACTAA
- the radB gene encoding DNA repair and recombination protein RadB: MSDYVPTGCSPVDELLGGGLERGAVTQVYGPPAAGKTNLALSAAIEVAAAGDAALYIDTEGLSPDRMAQIARGRAEGTNQTVDDLAGRLIVSEAYDYDEQTEAVQDAAEFAAEVELIVLDSATGFYRLRRDDDDGGETLRDVARQITHLLSLARKHDIAVVFTNQVFTDPDSDRSTALGGHTLNHWSGAILRLDRFRGGNRRATLEKHRAKAAGDTVQFSITDAGLAGEETAEPTRNLD; the protein is encoded by the coding sequence GTGAGCGACTACGTGCCGACCGGCTGTAGCCCGGTCGACGAGCTGCTGGGCGGGGGGCTCGAACGCGGCGCCGTCACGCAGGTGTACGGCCCGCCGGCCGCCGGCAAGACGAACCTGGCGCTGTCGGCGGCCATCGAGGTCGCGGCAGCGGGCGACGCCGCCCTCTACATCGACACGGAGGGGCTCTCGCCCGACCGGATGGCCCAGATTGCGCGGGGCCGGGCCGAGGGGACGAACCAGACCGTCGACGACCTCGCCGGCCGGCTCATCGTCTCGGAGGCCTACGACTACGACGAACAGACCGAGGCCGTCCAGGACGCCGCCGAGTTCGCCGCGGAGGTCGAACTCATCGTGTTGGACAGCGCGACCGGTTTCTATCGCCTCCGGCGCGACGACGACGACGGCGGCGAGACACTGCGGGACGTGGCCCGACAGATCACCCACCTGCTCTCGCTGGCCCGCAAACACGACATCGCCGTCGTCTTCACGAACCAGGTGTTCACCGACCCCGACAGCGACCGCTCGACGGCGCTTGGCGGCCACACGCTGAACCACTGGTCCGGCGCTATCCTCCGGCTCGACCGGTTCCGGGGCGGCAACCGCCGGGCCACACTGGAGAAACACCGCGCCAAGGCCGCCGGCGACACTGTCCAGTTCTCGATTACCGACGCGGGACTGGCCGGCGAGGAGACCGCCGAGCCGACGCGAAATCTGGACTGA
- the larC gene encoding nickel pincer cofactor biosynthesis protein LarC, whose protein sequence is MRTLAFDGRMGAAGDMILGALLAAGADRDALEPVERALDVEYVVSTVDRNGISATGVEVVLTDPATDGGHDDEHTHSHAGDHDHGDEGHDHSHDDGTDHTHAEGHGPHRSYTEVVDIVEGMDLPDPVRADALAIFEILGEAEAAVHGTDLDDTHFHEVGADDAIADVVGAALLCADLDVERVVTTPVSTGGGTVGMSHGTYPVPTPAVVEIAERADWSLRGGPVETELLTPTGAAILAHLAEGVERLPSLTVDASGYGAGAREFPDHPNVLRAVVGDGAGGLRRDDITVLETNLDDAPPEVLGDLQRSLSSVGARDISVVPLTMKKSRPGHLVKVICKPDDADRVARRLAEETGTLGIREHGAGHRWVAERAFETVTLAVDGDSYEVTVKVASDADGEVYDVSCEFDDAAAVAAETDVPVRELVRRAEELVRK, encoded by the coding sequence ATGCGAACACTCGCCTTCGACGGCCGGATGGGCGCTGCCGGCGACATGATTCTCGGTGCCTTACTCGCCGCCGGTGCCGACCGCGACGCCTTGGAGCCAGTAGAGCGGGCGCTCGACGTAGAGTACGTCGTCTCGACGGTCGACCGAAACGGTATCAGCGCCACCGGCGTCGAAGTCGTACTCACCGACCCGGCGACGGACGGCGGACACGACGACGAACACACGCACAGTCACGCCGGTGACCACGACCACGGCGACGAAGGCCACGACCACAGCCACGATGACGGAACCGACCATACCCACGCGGAGGGTCACGGGCCACACCGGAGCTACACGGAGGTCGTCGACATCGTCGAGGGGATGGACCTTCCCGACCCGGTCAGGGCCGACGCACTCGCCATCTTCGAGATTCTCGGTGAAGCGGAGGCGGCAGTCCACGGGACCGACCTCGACGACACCCACTTCCACGAGGTCGGGGCCGACGACGCCATCGCCGACGTGGTGGGCGCGGCGCTCCTGTGTGCGGACCTCGACGTCGAGCGGGTGGTGACGACGCCGGTGTCGACCGGCGGGGGGACCGTCGGAATGAGTCACGGTACCTACCCAGTGCCGACACCGGCGGTCGTCGAAATCGCCGAGCGGGCCGACTGGTCGCTGCGGGGCGGACCGGTCGAGACCGAACTGCTGACGCCGACCGGCGCCGCGATTCTGGCCCACCTGGCCGAGGGCGTCGAGCGGCTCCCGTCGCTGACTGTCGACGCGTCGGGCTACGGTGCCGGGGCGCGCGAGTTCCCCGACCACCCGAACGTCCTGCGGGCAGTGGTCGGCGACGGCGCGGGCGGGCTCCGGCGGGACGACATCACCGTCCTGGAGACGAACCTCGACGACGCACCGCCGGAAGTACTGGGCGACCTCCAGCGCTCGCTGTCGTCGGTGGGCGCGCGTGACATCTCCGTCGTCCCGCTGACGATGAAGAAGTCCCGTCCCGGCCACCTGGTGAAGGTCATCTGCAAGCCCGACGACGCCGACCGGGTGGCCCGGCGGCTCGCCGAGGAGACGGGGACGCTGGGGATTCGAGAGCACGGCGCGGGCCACCGGTGGGTCGCCGAACGGGCCTTCGAGACGGTCACGCTCGCCGTCGACGGCGACAGCTACGAGGTGACGGTGAAGGTCGCGAGCGACGCCGACGGCGAGGTGTACGACGTGAGCTGTGAGTTCGACGACGCGGCGGCCGTCGCGGCGGAGACGGACGTGCCGGTCCGGGAACTCGTGCGCCGGGCCGAAGAGCTGGTCCGAAAGTGA
- a CDS encoding universal stress protein: MVFLVPFDGSPLADAALDRAVDYAAAMDTDVVAVSLVPTGADYAVRRLRVDPSEDFAAETAASDLRRKIEEATDDAELNYEDVSAYSASELSETIRQVARDVDAEVVFLGSADTDDVVVPISELDDADAYDVHIVRRT, encoded by the coding sequence ATGGTATTTCTCGTCCCCTTCGACGGTTCGCCGCTGGCCGACGCAGCGCTCGACCGCGCAGTCGACTACGCGGCCGCGATGGACACCGACGTGGTGGCGGTCAGTCTCGTCCCGACCGGTGCGGACTACGCCGTGCGCCGGCTGCGGGTCGACCCCAGCGAGGACTTCGCGGCCGAGACCGCGGCGAGCGACCTCCGGCGGAAAATCGAGGAAGCGACCGACGACGCCGAACTCAACTACGAGGACGTCAGCGCCTACTCGGCCAGCGAGCTCTCCGAGACCATCCGTCAGGTGGCCCGCGACGTCGACGCCGAGGTCGTGTTCCTCGGCAGCGCCGACACCGACGACGTCGTCGTCCCCATCTCCGAACTCGACGACGCGGACGCCTACGACGTCCACATCGTCCGCCGGACCTAG
- a CDS encoding CDC48 family AAA ATPase, whose amino-acid sequence MNEVQLEVAKAYPNDSGRGIARLDPDTLLHLKLSPGDIIEIEGSDTTAAKVWRADRQDWNTDTVRIDGFTRQNADVGIGERVTIRKAEAEKADKLVLAPPEEASVQFGSDAAGMVKRQILKRPVVERDIVPVMSSTNHPFMRSPGQAIPLIAVETEPDGVCLITEDTEVELREEPISGFEKTGGGITYEDIGGLQNEIQRVREMVELPMKHPQIFKKLGIEPPQGVLLHGPPGTGKTLLAKAVANETSASFFSIAGPEIISKYYGESEQQLREIFEDASEESPAIIFIDELDSIAPKREDVTGEVERRVVAQLLTMMDGLESRGQVIVIAATNRVDSVDPALRRPGRFDREIEIGVPDEVGREEILQIHTRGMPLSDDVTLSKLATDTHGFVGADIESLTKEAAMKALRRYLPEIDLDEEDIPPSLIDRMIIKREDFKGALNEVSPSAMREVLVELPKMSWDSVGGLNEAKEQVQEAVEWPMSSPEKFERMGVTPPSGVLLYGPPGTGKTLMAKAVANETDANFISVRGPQLLSKWVGESEKAIRQTFRKARQVAPTIIFFDELDSLAPGRGGEMGSNVSERVVNQLLTELDGLEEMEDVMVIGATNRPDMIDPALIRSGRFDRLVMIGEPDVDGREQILRIHTDDTPLAPDVSLRELAERSSGFVGSDLESITREAAIEALRESDDAEEVEMRHFRQAMEGVRPTITDDIREYYEQMQEEFKGGSSPQRQPGGSGRIGFQ is encoded by the coding sequence ATGAACGAAGTGCAACTAGAAGTGGCGAAAGCGTACCCGAACGACTCGGGTCGTGGCATCGCCCGTCTTGACCCCGATACGTTGTTGCATCTCAAGCTCTCGCCCGGTGATATCATCGAAATCGAGGGCAGCGATACGACGGCTGCGAAGGTGTGGCGTGCGGACCGGCAGGACTGGAACACGGACACGGTACGCATCGACGGGTTCACGCGACAGAACGCCGACGTGGGCATCGGCGAGCGCGTGACCATTCGGAAAGCGGAGGCCGAAAAGGCCGACAAGCTCGTGCTGGCACCGCCCGAGGAGGCGTCGGTGCAGTTCGGCTCCGACGCCGCGGGCATGGTCAAACGCCAGATTCTCAAGCGGCCGGTCGTCGAGCGCGACATCGTTCCCGTGATGTCCAGTACGAACCACCCGTTCATGCGCTCGCCCGGGCAGGCGATTCCGCTCATCGCCGTCGAGACCGAGCCCGACGGCGTCTGTCTCATCACCGAGGACACCGAGGTCGAGCTACGGGAGGAGCCGATTTCGGGCTTCGAGAAGACCGGCGGCGGCATCACCTACGAGGACATCGGCGGGCTCCAGAACGAGATTCAGCGGGTCCGCGAGATGGTCGAGCTGCCGATGAAACACCCCCAGATATTCAAGAAGCTCGGCATCGAGCCGCCACAGGGGGTCCTGCTCCACGGTCCGCCGGGCACCGGGAAGACCCTGCTCGCCAAAGCGGTCGCCAACGAGACCTCCGCTAGCTTCTTCTCTATCGCCGGCCCCGAAATCATCTCGAAGTACTACGGGGAGTCCGAACAGCAGTTACGCGAGATATTCGAGGACGCCAGCGAGGAGTCCCCCGCTATCATCTTCATCGACGAACTGGACTCCATCGCGCCCAAGCGCGAGGACGTCACCGGCGAGGTCGAGCGCCGCGTCGTCGCCCAGCTGCTGACGATGATGGACGGCCTGGAGAGTCGGGGCCAGGTCATCGTCATCGCCGCCACTAACCGCGTCGACAGCGTGGACCCGGCGCTTCGCCGCCCGGGTCGGTTCGACCGCGAAATCGAAATCGGCGTCCCCGACGAGGTTGGCCGCGAGGAGATTCTCCAGATTCACACCCGCGGGATGCCCCTCTCGGACGACGTGACTCTCTCGAAGCTCGCGACCGACACCCACGGCTTCGTCGGCGCCGACATCGAGAGCCTCACGAAGGAGGCGGCGATGAAGGCGCTGCGCCGCTACCTCCCGGAAATCGACCTCGACGAGGAGGACATCCCGCCGAGCCTCATCGACCGGATGATAATCAAGCGCGAGGACTTCAAGGGCGCGCTCAACGAGGTGAGTCCATCGGCGATGCGGGAGGTGCTAGTCGAGCTCCCGAAGATGTCCTGGGACAGCGTCGGCGGCCTCAACGAGGCCAAAGAGCAGGTCCAGGAGGCCGTCGAGTGGCCGATGAGCTCCCCCGAGAAGTTCGAGCGGATGGGCGTCACGCCGCCCTCCGGCGTGTTGCTGTACGGCCCGCCCGGCACCGGGAAGACGCTGATGGCCAAGGCCGTCGCCAACGAGACCGACGCCAACTTCATCTCGGTGCGTGGGCCGCAGCTGCTCTCCAAGTGGGTCGGCGAGTCGGAGAAGGCCATCCGCCAGACCTTCCGCAAGGCGCGGCAGGTCGCCCCGACCATCATCTTCTTCGACGAGCTCGACTCCCTGGCGCCGGGCCGGGGCGGGGAGATGGGGTCGAACGTCTCCGAGCGCGTCGTCAACCAGCTCCTGACGGAGCTCGACGGCCTGGAGGAGATGGAGGACGTGATGGTCATCGGTGCCACCAACCGCCCCGACATGATAGACCCCGCGCTGATTCGCTCGGGTCGGTTCGACCGCCTCGTCATGATCGGCGAACCGGACGTCGACGGCCGCGAGCAGATTCTGCGCATCCACACCGACGACACCCCGCTGGCACCCGACGTGAGCCTGCGGGAGCTGGCCGAACGCTCCAGCGGCTTCGTCGGGTCGGACCTCGAATCCATCACCCGGGAGGCGGCCATCGAGGCCCTGCGCGAGTCCGACGACGCCGAGGAAGTGGAGATGCGCCACTTCCGGCAGGCGATGGAGGGCGTCAGACCGACCATCACCGACGACATCCGCGAGTACTACGAGCAGATGCAAGAGGAGTTCAAGGGCGGTTCAAGTCCGCAGCGCCAGCCCGGCGGGAGCGGCCGCATCGGCTTCCAGTGA
- a CDS encoding twin-arginine translocation signal domain-containing protein: MSDDSSQTLLDRIGDSRRNFLQKGAVASGALLLGSSGTAMAQQDDDGALEDSWKALVFIDNFHPNARFTFVSGVIEWVPNYGDVRDSFFSDYNTYQIRWLNTDEVVPLFVAQDAPVGEYDADLGFIPDEDGDSNQPQVYEMNREYTPFGDNERLITVNASPVGEEVEDQILENEDWWRESDTAPSGDGTTPTGNSTSN, translated from the coding sequence ATGTCAGATGACAGTAGCCAGACACTGCTCGACCGTATCGGCGACTCCAGACGTAATTTCCTCCAGAAAGGCGCGGTCGCTTCGGGCGCCCTTCTGCTGGGGTCCTCGGGAACTGCCATGGCCCAGCAAGACGACGACGGGGCCCTGGAGGACAGCTGGAAAGCGCTCGTCTTCATCGACAACTTCCACCCCAACGCCCGGTTCACGTTCGTCTCGGGGGTCATCGAGTGGGTGCCGAACTACGGGGACGTCCGGGACAGCTTCTTCAGCGACTACAACACCTACCAGATTCGCTGGCTGAACACGGACGAAGTCGTCCCGCTGTTTGTCGCCCAGGACGCCCCAGTCGGCGAGTACGACGCGGACCTCGGGTTCATTCCGGACGAGGACGGCGACTCGAACCAGCCCCAGGTTTACGAGATGAACCGCGAGTACACGCCCTTCGGCGACAACGAGCGCCTCATCACCGTCAACGCCAGCCCAGTCGGTGAAGAGGTAGAAGACCAGATTCTCGAAAACGAGGACTGGTGGCGGGAGTCCGATACCGCGCCATCCGGCGACGGGACGACGCCGACCGGCAACAGTACGTCGAACTGA
- a CDS encoding CBS domain-containing protein, translated as MDISDIATREFVEVDANKRLGKVRAIFERENPKGIIVTEGGEYAGVITQKQLVQSHVEDDAKAGAMVRSAPKVERTADVRKVARVLVEGGTKVAPVFQGEELWGIITEDAILEAVLENLDALTIEQIYTEDVITIEEDTNVGQIVNLLRKHSISRLPVLDEADGLTGMVTRHDIVDVVVRDMDKATRGDRSGEIERVLDMPVYDIMSSPVETAEPSDSVRDAVARMLERDFGGLVVTDEGNHVIGIVTKTDVLRALTFTEEDHMDVQITNISLLDTISREDIRADISQVADKYQAMQVQHAHVRFHEHKEKLRGTPLIQCQIRLRTNKGQAAGSGEGYGAEMAFNVALDKLERNVLERKGVQADEEYRGQLLRKLGEL; from the coding sequence ATGGATATTTCTGACATTGCCACGAGAGAGTTTGTCGAGGTCGACGCCAACAAGCGGCTCGGGAAGGTGCGTGCCATCTTCGAGCGGGAGAACCCGAAGGGCATCATCGTCACCGAGGGCGGCGAGTACGCCGGCGTCATCACGCAGAAACAGTTGGTGCAGTCCCACGTCGAGGACGACGCGAAGGCGGGGGCGATGGTCCGTTCGGCGCCGAAAGTCGAGCGGACGGCCGACGTGCGCAAGGTCGCCCGCGTCCTCGTCGAGGGCGGGACCAAGGTGGCACCGGTGTTCCAGGGCGAGGAGCTGTGGGGCATCATCACCGAGGACGCCATTCTGGAGGCCGTCCTCGAAAACCTCGACGCGCTGACTATCGAGCAGATCTACACGGAGGACGTCATCACTATCGAGGAAGACACCAACGTCGGACAGATCGTCAATCTGCTCCGGAAACACAGCATCTCCCGGCTGCCGGTGCTGGACGAGGCCGACGGCCTCACCGGCATGGTCACCCGCCACGACATCGTCGACGTCGTGGTCCGGGACATGGACAAGGCCACCCGCGGGGACCGCTCGGGCGAAATCGAGCGGGTGCTGGACATGCCCGTCTACGACATCATGAGCAGCCCGGTCGAGACGGCCGAGCCGAGCGACTCCGTTCGGGACGCCGTCGCCCGGATGCTGGAGCGGGACTTCGGCGGCCTGGTGGTGACCGACGAAGGGAACCACGTCATCGGTATCGTCACCAAGACCGACGTGCTCCGGGCGCTGACGTTCACCGAGGAGGACCACATGGACGTCCAGATCACGAACATCTCCCTGCTGGACACCATCTCCCGGGAGGACATCCGCGCCGACATCAGCCAGGTTGCGGACAAGTACCAGGCGATGCAGGTCCAGCACGCCCACGTCCGCTTCCACGAGCACAAGGAGAAGCTCCGTGGCACCCCGCTCATCCAGTGCCAGATCCGCCTGCGGACCAACAAGGGACAGGCCGCCGGCTCCGGTGAAGGATACGGCGCCGAGATGGCCTTCAACGTCGCGCTCGACAAGCTAGAGCGCAACGTCCTCGAACGGAAAGGCGTCCAGGCCGACGAGGAGTATCGCGGCCAGTTGCTGCGGAAGCTCGGCGAGCTGTAG
- a CDS encoding lycopene cyclase domain-containing protein has product MLPDIGVFGPYTYLVTEVVWGTVALALLWRVDALERAGKTILALYPIAYVWDWYTLEVGVFAIELRTGVDLLGIPIEEHIFMVVVPALVIGLHETLHGD; this is encoded by the coding sequence ATGCTCCCCGACATCGGCGTGTTCGGTCCCTACACCTACCTGGTGACGGAAGTCGTCTGGGGAACCGTCGCGCTGGCCCTGCTGTGGCGAGTCGACGCGCTGGAACGGGCCGGCAAGACCATCCTCGCGCTGTACCCTATCGCCTACGTCTGGGACTGGTACACGCTGGAAGTCGGCGTCTTCGCTATCGAACTCCGGACCGGCGTCGACCTGCTCGGCATCCCCATCGAGGAACACATCTTCATGGTCGTCGTCCCCGCGCTCGTCATCGGCCTCCACGAGACGCTCCACGGCGACTAG
- a CDS encoding HTH domain-containing protein — translation MTQTEPYVELYVRSMLPDGAGSRQEAVIDRLEELERREEIAGYNVVVWGKQIAPESAAANTEEGRYILNRVAEFKQWALSNNVSLESFYQRTEVDSEAADSAHEAMVLPVMGLAEYDGDELAHVAPCADGEDVHTVTDRLETLEAGEPSTLEQRSASASFV, via the coding sequence ATGACCCAGACCGAGCCCTACGTCGAACTGTACGTCCGCTCGATGCTCCCCGACGGCGCCGGGTCGCGCCAGGAGGCCGTCATCGACCGGCTGGAGGAACTGGAACGCCGCGAGGAGATAGCCGGCTACAACGTCGTCGTCTGGGGCAAGCAGATTGCCCCCGAGTCCGCCGCCGCCAACACGGAGGAGGGCCGCTACATCCTCAACCGCGTCGCCGAGTTCAAGCAGTGGGCCCTCTCGAACAACGTCTCCCTGGAGTCGTTCTACCAGCGGACCGAGGTCGACTCCGAGGCCGCGGACTCGGCCCACGAGGCGATGGTGCTTCCGGTGATGGGGCTGGCGGAGTACGACGGCGACGAACTGGCACACGTCGCGCCGTGTGCCGACGGCGAGGACGTCCACACCGTCACCGACCGACTGGAGACGCTCGAGGCCGGCGAGCCGTCGACGCTCGAACAGCGGTCGGCCAGTGCGAGTTTCGTCTAG
- the trpD gene encoding anthranilate phosphoribosyltransferase — MQDYIERVTDGEDLTQGEAREVATLVFEEATEAQIGALLSALRAKGETEAEIAGFAQGMRDAARTIQPDREGLVDTCGTGGDDYDTINVSTTSAIVAAGAGVPVAKHGNYSVSSSSGSADVLEVAGVDVDAEPPAVEERIERDGIGFMLAPVFHPAMKAVIGPRQELGMRTVFNILGPLTNPAGARAQVLGVYDPDLVPVLAEALARLDTERALVVHGSGLDEIAIHGETTVAEVTGDSISEYTITPADLGLEQRDIEAVAGGSPEENAEDLRGIVSGEVTGAKRDIILANAGAAIYVAGVAESHEEGVDLAREAIESGDAAAKLEDLIGA, encoded by the coding sequence ATGCAGGATTACATCGAGCGCGTTACGGACGGCGAGGACCTGACACAGGGCGAGGCACGCGAGGTCGCGACGCTCGTCTTCGAGGAAGCAACCGAGGCCCAGATCGGGGCGCTGCTGTCGGCGCTGCGGGCGAAAGGGGAGACGGAGGCCGAAATCGCGGGCTTCGCCCAGGGGATGCGGGACGCGGCACGGACCATCCAGCCCGACCGCGAGGGGCTGGTCGACACCTGCGGCACGGGCGGCGACGACTACGACACCATCAACGTCTCGACGACCAGCGCCATCGTCGCGGCCGGTGCGGGCGTCCCCGTCGCCAAGCACGGCAACTACTCCGTCTCCTCGTCGTCGGGCAGCGCCGACGTGCTGGAGGTCGCGGGGGTCGACGTGGACGCCGAGCCGCCGGCGGTCGAGGAGCGCATCGAGCGCGACGGCATCGGGTTCATGCTCGCGCCGGTCTTCCACCCGGCGATGAAGGCCGTCATCGGCCCGCGTCAGGAACTCGGGATGCGAACCGTCTTCAACATCCTCGGGCCGCTGACGAACCCCGCGGGGGCGCGTGCGCAGGTGCTCGGGGTGTACGACCCCGACCTCGTCCCGGTGCTGGCGGAGGCGCTTGCCCGCCTCGACACCGAGCGGGCCCTCGTCGTCCACGGGAGCGGGCTGGACGAGATCGCCATCCACGGCGAGACGACCGTGGCGGAAGTCACCGGCGACTCCATCTCCGAGTACACCATCACGCCGGCGGACCTGGGGCTCGAACAGCGCGACATCGAGGCCGTCGCCGGCGGGTCGCCCGAGGAAAACGCCGAGGACCTCCGCGGTATCGTCTCCGGCGAGGTCACCGGCGCGAAGCGGGACATCATCCTCGCGAACGCGGGCGCGGCTATCTACGTCGCCGGCGTCGCCGAGAGCCACGAGGAGGGCGTCGACCTGGCCCGTGAGGCCATCGAGTCGGGCGACGCGGCCGCGAAGCTGGAGGACCTGATAGGGGCATGA
- a CDS encoding phosphoribosylanthranilate isomerase, which yields MTRVKICGVTTGEDRDAVVAAGADAVGVIHGVPVDTPRAVDEATAQSLVAGVPPLVTSVLVTMPTTVQEAVKRIDEIEPDAVQVHDGLAPAELGALSRRVSQRLIAVVDPEADAIADYADHADAVLVDSLDADGAGGTGETHDWERARDLVADLAVPVILAGGLTPENVAEAVRTVEPFAVDTASGVESSGGVKDHDAVRQFVANVAAADGEAAV from the coding sequence ATGACGCGCGTGAAAATCTGTGGCGTCACCACGGGCGAGGACCGCGACGCCGTCGTCGCGGCCGGCGCCGACGCCGTCGGCGTTATCCACGGCGTCCCGGTGGATACCCCCCGAGCGGTGGACGAGGCCACCGCCCAGTCACTCGTCGCCGGGGTGCCGCCGCTCGTCACGAGCGTGCTGGTGACGATGCCGACGACGGTTCAGGAAGCCGTCAAGCGCATCGACGAAATCGAACCCGACGCCGTACAGGTCCACGACGGGCTGGCGCCGGCGGAGCTGGGTGCGCTCTCCCGGCGCGTGAGCCAGCGGCTCATCGCGGTCGTCGACCCCGAGGCTGACGCTATCGCGGACTACGCCGACCACGCCGACGCGGTGCTGGTGGACTCGCTCGACGCTGACGGCGCCGGCGGCACCGGCGAGACCCACGACTGGGAGCGCGCCCGCGACCTCGTTGCCGACCTTGCTGTCCCCGTGATTCTGGCCGGCGGGCTCACCCCGGAGAACGTCGCCGAGGCGGTTCGGACCGTCGAGCCGTTCGCCGTGGACACGGCGAGCGGTGTCGAATCGAGCGGCGGTGTGAAAGACCACGACGCGGTCCGTCAGTTCGTCGCGAACGTCGCGGCCGCCGACGGGGAGGCCGCGGTATGA